From a single Nocardioides panacis genomic region:
- a CDS encoding NAD(P)/FAD-dependent oxidoreductase encodes MTGQPDGAPCVVVLGGGLAGVACAHRLGDEGIPVTLVDRHDYHQFQPLLYQVATSQLPAEDVARPHRTIFREHPTVEVRTAEVTEVDVEARSLTLAGGDVVDGSHLVIAAGGRAEYFGVPGAAEHAFPLYSVADAERLRLHFRELFVSAGKDEQALADALDVVVVGGGPTGVEVAGAFAELTHALAALGDIPRPGRIILVDRGTALLGAFSEKSHRYAQERLTKEGAEIRLGTGVAAVHPDRVELDDGSVIPTRTVIWGGGESAAPIAAAAGLPTGRGGRIDVRADLTVDDDHPHVYAVGDVANIPSKKSGRPLPQLGSVAQQSGRWVGDNILRELDGKPAHPFEYKDKGIMAMIGRNAAVAEVGKYRHQVEGPVAFAAWLGVHAMLLSGAHSKTDAFLAWAWEYFDRDHAAVVESSTTPQRIAWGDDAADEPHISVEREPRSVDVGHP; translated from the coding sequence GTGACCGGGCAGCCGGACGGCGCCCCGTGCGTCGTCGTCCTGGGCGGCGGCCTGGCGGGGGTCGCGTGCGCGCACCGGCTCGGTGACGAGGGGATCCCGGTGACCCTGGTCGACCGGCACGACTACCACCAGTTCCAGCCGCTGCTCTACCAGGTGGCGACCTCGCAGCTCCCGGCCGAGGACGTCGCACGCCCGCACCGGACGATCTTCCGCGAGCACCCCACCGTCGAGGTCCGCACCGCGGAGGTCACGGAGGTCGACGTGGAGGCTCGGAGCCTGACCCTCGCCGGGGGCGACGTCGTGGACGGCTCGCACCTCGTGATCGCGGCCGGCGGGCGGGCGGAGTACTTCGGCGTGCCAGGTGCCGCCGAGCACGCCTTCCCGCTCTACTCGGTCGCCGACGCCGAGCGGCTGCGGCTGCACTTCCGGGAGCTCTTCGTGTCCGCGGGCAAGGACGAGCAGGCGCTCGCCGACGCGCTCGACGTCGTCGTCGTGGGCGGCGGCCCGACCGGCGTCGAGGTGGCCGGCGCGTTCGCCGAGCTCACCCACGCCCTGGCGGCGCTGGGCGACATCCCCCGGCCGGGACGGATCATCCTGGTGGACCGGGGAACGGCGTTGCTCGGGGCGTTCTCCGAGAAGTCCCACAGGTACGCACAGGAACGGCTCACCAAGGAGGGCGCCGAGATCCGGCTGGGCACCGGTGTCGCCGCCGTGCACCCCGACCGGGTCGAGCTCGACGACGGCTCGGTCATCCCCACCCGGACGGTGATCTGGGGCGGCGGCGAGTCGGCGGCCCCGATCGCGGCCGCGGCCGGGCTGCCCACCGGACGGGGTGGCCGGATCGACGTACGGGCCGACCTCACGGTGGACGACGACCACCCGCACGTGTACGCCGTGGGCGACGTCGCGAACATCCCGTCGAAGAAGAGCGGCCGGCCCCTGCCGCAGCTCGGCTCGGTCGCCCAGCAGTCCGGCCGATGGGTGGGGGACAACATCCTGCGCGAGCTCGACGGGAAGCCGGCGCATCCGTTCGAGTACAAGGACAAGGGCATCATGGCGATGATCGGCCGCAACGCGGCCGTCGCCGAGGTCGGGAAGTACCGGCACCAGGTCGAGGGCCCGGTCGCCTTCGCCGCGTGGCTGGGCGTGCACGCGATGCTGCTCAGCGGCGCCCACAGCAAGACGGACGCGTTCCTCGCCTGGGCCTGGGAGTACTTCGACCGCGACCACGCCGCGGTCGTCGAGAGCTCGACGACGCCGCAGCGGATCGCCTGGGGGGACGACGCGGCGGACGAGCCCCACATCTCCGTCGAGCGCGAACCTCGGAGCGTCGACGTCGGCCATCCCTGA
- a CDS encoding NAD(P)-binding protein: MSDHYDVIIVGSGAGGGTLAHRLAPSGKRVLVLERGDWLPPGDRELGRPGGLRRQPLRVARHLVRRPRARVPAAGALLRSAAPRSSTAPRCTGCGSVTSASSSTTAASRRRGRSATT; the protein is encoded by the coding sequence ATGTCAGACCACTACGACGTGATCATCGTGGGATCCGGTGCCGGCGGCGGCACCCTCGCGCACCGGCTGGCACCGTCCGGCAAGCGCGTGCTGGTCCTGGAGCGGGGCGACTGGCTCCCCCCGGGAGATCGAGAACTGGGACGCCCAGGCGGTCTTCGTCGACAACCGCTACGTGTCGCCCGACACCTGGTTCGACGGCCACGGGCACGCGTTCCAGCCGCAGGTGCACTACTTCGATCGGCGGCGCCACGAAGTTCTACGGCGCCGCGCTGTACCGGCTGCGGGAGCGTGACTTCGGCGAGCTCAAGCACCACGGCGGCATCTCGCCGGCGTGGCCGCTCGGCTACGACGTGA
- a CDS encoding GMC oxidoreductase, translating to MEPYYTAAENLYQVHGARGVDPTEPPASAPYPFPPVSHEPRIQRLFDDMADVGLHPFHSPSGVMLDEVRPERSACIRCATCDGFPCLVHAKADADVVAVRPALEHDNVTLLRTARVRRLETDASGRTVSAVLAEVAGGGAAVQRRRRRALCRCGELGGDPARQRQRPAPAGVGQRLGPGRSQLRVPQQPRVPGGVQGEERPRFQKTLGLNDYYFWDPDFDYPMGNLQMVGKSSAPMYKGEKPVEAGLAPLFALRDVAEHAVDFWLSVEDIPEPDNRVTLDADGRVVLACTPNNQEPMDQLYHRTKKHLGRLGMHPHHLVPRNVYMKNDVPVAGCAHQAGTVRFGTDPATSVLDVSCKAHEVDNLYVVDTGFFPSIGAVNPALTAIANALRVGDHLLERLA from the coding sequence ATGGAGCCCTACTACACGGCGGCCGAGAACCTCTACCAGGTGCACGGCGCTCGCGGCGTGGACCCGACCGAGCCGCCGGCCTCGGCGCCGTACCCGTTCCCGCCGGTGTCGCACGAGCCTCGGATCCAGCGGCTCTTCGACGACATGGCCGACGTCGGCCTGCACCCGTTCCACTCGCCGTCGGGCGTGATGCTCGACGAGGTGCGCCCCGAGCGCAGCGCCTGCATCCGGTGCGCGACGTGCGACGGCTTCCCCTGCCTGGTCCACGCGAAGGCCGACGCGGACGTGGTCGCGGTGCGGCCGGCGCTGGAGCACGACAACGTCACCCTGCTCCGCACCGCCCGGGTGCGCCGCCTGGAGACCGACGCCAGCGGCCGCACGGTGTCAGCCGTGCTCGCCGAGGTGGCGGGGGGAGGAGCAGCGGTTCAGCGCCGACGTCGTCGTGCTCTCTGCCGGTGCGGTGAACTCGGCGGTGATCCTGCTCGCCAGCGCCAACGACCGGCACCCGCGGGGGTTGGCCAACGGCTCGGACCAGGTCGGTCGCAACTACGTGTTCCACAACAGCCGCGCGTTCCTGGCGGTGTCCAGGGAGAAGAACGACCCCGGTTCCAGAAGACCCTGGGCCTCAACGACTACTACTTCTGGGACCCCGACTTCGACTACCCGATGGGCAACCTGCAGATGGTCGGGAAGTCGTCGGCGCCGATGTACAAGGGCGAGAAGCCGGTCGAGGCGGGCCTGGCGCCGCTGTTCGCGCTCCGCGACGTCGCCGAGCACGCGGTCGACTTCTGGCTGTCGGTGGAGGACATCCCGGAGCCGGACAACCGGGTCACGCTGGACGCCGACGGGCGGGTCGTGCTCGCCTGCACGCCGAACAACCAGGAACCGATGGACCAGCTCTACCACCGGACCAAGAAGCACCTGGGCCGGCTGGGCATGCACCCGCACCACCTGGTGCCGCGCAACGTCTACATGAAGAACGACGTGCCGGTGGCCGGCTGCGCCCACCAGGCCGGGACCGTGCGGTTCGGGACCGACCCGGCTACCTCGGTGCTGGACGTGAGCTGCAAGGCGCACGAGGTCGACAACCTCTACGTGGTCGACACCGGCTTCTTCCCGAGCATCGGCGCGGTGAACCCGGCCCTCACCGCGATCGCCAACGCACTGCGCGTCGGGGACCACCTGCTCGAGCGGTTGGCCTGA